One window of the Nothobranchius furzeri strain GRZ-AD chromosome 3, NfurGRZ-RIMD1, whole genome shotgun sequence genome contains the following:
- the ell2 gene encoding RNA polymerase II elongation factor ELL2, with protein MAALSEDGRYGLNCGQQNAERVTVLHVKLTETALRSIENYQNSSNVPSSRPTIKFKGLQGHIKIPKTDSPSDTFHNFDFYLSNVGKDNPQGSFECIHQYVSSSGASHLALLATVQDKVTVCATNDSYQVTRERMTQAVEDTRERGTKVIKPGGQYRGKQVHIRKPALSAPDVVPERKRSTPINPANTIRKCLSNNPVSQRPLRDRIIHLLALRSYKKLEVLGRLQRDGINQKDRNSLGTTLQQVANMNPKDNTYSLKDFMYRDVQRDWPGYSEDEKTQVDRILARKLGLPTERVASSSPPKDGFPTSPQKRQPDFDFIDPLAPKKARISHLSNRGSAASSSSSERREDEGSPSSKHSSLPPNVTSGPPTHLPISSHPPAPSHQQPSPASNSNSPSTPEGCGTQDLPMDQSSSCRDPSPSPVSADGTLQDSCRHPVSKPAASPTPLPCTSLTVTSTVITSPPSCSGSSKKCRKKSKKHKDKDREKDKGKQTERPSFSPPVVAEQVQESQRAKKKRSADEEVGGALSKSSHKDQDKEKPLVQSTESSSKTEMPDYVVKYTPLVSLDQRQGYKDDFNAEYGEYRQLHARVESITRRFTQLEAQCRKLTPGTKEHQKVQDEVLREYKKMKQHNPNYHEDKQRCEYLHNKLAHIKRLIADFDQRRAQSWC; from the exons ATGGCGGCTCTCTCCGAGGATGGGAGGTACGGATTAAATTGTGGCCAACAGAACGCAGAAAGAGTCACCGTACTGCACGTCAAGTTGACCGAAACAGCACTGAGGTCGATAGAAAACTACCAAAATAGCTCG AACGTACCTTCTTCACGACCTACAATAAAATTCAAGGGACTCCAAGGG CACATTAAAATTCCCAAGACTGACTCCCCCTCAGACACCTTCCACAATTTTGATTTCTACTTGTCCAATGTGGGCAAAGACAACCCTCAGGGAAGTTTTGAGTGTATCCACCAGTATGTGTCAAG CTCAGGGGCCTCACACCTGGCATTGTTGGCGACGGTACAGGACAAGGTCACAGTGTGCGCCACCAATGACTCCTACCAGGTGACCCGGGAACGCATGACCCAGGCTGTGGAGGACACACGTGAACGTGGGACCAAAGTCATCAAGCCTGGGGGCCAGTACAGAG GAAAGCAAGTGCACATTCGTAAGCCTGCACTATCAGCCCCAGATGTCGTCCCAGAGCGAAAACGCTCCACACCGATCAACCCAGCCAACACCATACGCAAGTGCCTTTCCAACAACCCCGTGTCCCAGAGGCCGCTCCGGGACCGCATCATCCACCTGCTGGCGCTCAGGTCCTACAAGAAACTGGAGGTGCTTGGCCGTCTGCAGCGGGACGGGATCAACCAGAAGGACCGCAACTCTCTGGGGACCACCCTGCAGCAG GTGGCTAACATGAATCCCAAAGACAACACGTACTCTCTGAAGGACTTTATGTATCGGGATGTCCAGCGAGACTGGCCTGGCTATTCCGAAGACGAGAAGACCCAGGTCGACCGGATCTTAGCTCG TAAATTAGGTCTTCCTACTGAGAGAGTTGCATCAAGCAGTCCCCCTAAAGACGGATTCCCCACTTCCCCTCAG AAGCGCCAGCCTGACTTTGACTTCATTGATCCCTTGGCTCCCAAGAAGGCACGCATCTCTCACCTCAGTAACCGGGGGTCCGCTGCATCTTCATCCTCCTCTGAGCGCCGAGAGGATGAGGGCAGCCCCAGCTCTAAACACTCGTCCCTACCCCCCAATGTCACCTCGGGCCCTCCCACCCACCTGCCCATATCATCTCACCCTCCAGCTCCCTCTCATCAGCAGCCCAGCCCAGCCTCCAACTCTAACTCACCCAGCACCCCAGAGGGCTGCGGCACCCAGGACCTGCCCATGGACCAGAGCTCTTCCTGCAGAGACCCCTCCCCCAGCCCCGTTTCTGCTGATGGGACCCTGCAGGACTCCTGTCGGCACCCCGTCTCCAAACCCGCCGCCTCCCCTACACCTTTGCCGTGCACCTCCCTCACTGTTACCTCCACTGTCATCACCAGCCCTCCCTCATGTAGCGGTTCAAGTAAAAAGTGTCGGAAGAAATCCAAGAAGCACAAGGACAAGGACAGAGAGAAGGATAAAGGGAAACAGACGGAAAGACCCAGCTTTAGTCCTCCGGTTGTGGCAGAGCAGGTGCAGGAGAGTCAGAGAGCTAAAAAGAAACGCAGCGCTGACGAGGAAGTGGGAGGTGCTCTTAGCAAAAGTTCTCACAAAGATCAAG ACAAAGAGAAGCCACTTGTCCAGTCCACTGAGTCTTCATCCAAAACTGAGATGCCTGACTACGTCGT GAAGTACACGCCGCTGGTGTCCCTTGACCAGAGACAAGGCTACAAGGATGACTTTAACGCAGAGTACGGCGAGTATCGTCAGCTACACGCACGTGTGGAGAGCATCACCCGCCGCTTCACACAGCTGGAGGCTCAGTGTCGGAAGCTGACTCCTGGAACTAAAGAGCATCAg AAAGTGCAGGATGAGGTCCTGAGGGAATACAAAAAGATGAAACAA cacAACCCGAACTACCATGAAGACAAACAGCGCTGTGAATACCTGCACAACAAACTGGCCCACATCAAGCGACTGATAGCTGATTTCGACCAGCGCCGAGCCCAGTCCTGGTGCTGA